One segment of Macrotis lagotis isolate mMagLag1 chromosome 1, bilby.v1.9.chrom.fasta, whole genome shotgun sequence DNA contains the following:
- the SLC35H1 gene encoding solute carrier family 35 member C2 isoform X1: MGRWTFGLTFIWKVMLTLGLVLLYYCFSIGITFYNKWLMKSFHFPLFMTLLHLVVIFLFSALSRVLAQCCHQRPRVVLSWADYLQRVAPTALATALDVGLSNWSFLYITVSLYTMTKSSAVLFILIFSLIFKLEELRAALVLVVLLIAGGLFMFTYKSTQFNGEGFALVLGASFIGGIRWTLTQILLQKAELGLQNPIDTMYHLQPLMFLGLFPLFAVFEGLHLSTSEKIFRFQDPGILLGVLGTLFFGGILAFGLGFSEFLLVSRTSSLTLSIAGIFKEVCTLLLAAHLLGDQISLLNWLGFALCLSGISLHITLKALNSKGESGPKPHKGPVSSSDLELLLRNREPGDEEDEDEGEKYFVAQGQ, encoded by the exons ATGGGGAGGTGGACCTTCGGCTTGACCTTCATCTGGAAGGTGATGCTGACTCTGGGACTGGTACTTCTCTATTACTGCTTTTCCATTGGCATCACCTTCTACAACAAATGGCTAATGAAG AGTTTCCACTTCCCTCTCTTCATGACCCTGCTTCACCTCGTAGTGATATTTCTTTTCTCGGCTCTGTCCCGAGTGCTGGCACAGTGCTGCCACCAGCGCCCCCGAGTGGTGCTGAGCTGGGCCGACTACCTCCAGCGAGTAGCTCCCACAG CATTGGCAACGGCACTTGACGTGGGTCTATCTAACTGGAGCTTCCTGTACATCACCGTCTCACT GTACACAATGACCAAGTCCTCGGCAGTCCtcttcattttgatcttctccCTGATCTTCAAGCTAGAGGAGCTG CGAGCAGCACTAGTCCTGGTGGTCCTGCTTATTGCTGGTGGCCTCTTCATGTTCACCTATAAGTCCACACAGTTCAATGGAGAGGGATTTGCCCTGGTATTAGGGGCCTCATTCATTGGAGGAATTCGATGGACCCTTACCCAAATCCTCCTACAGAAGGCTGAACTAG GTCTCCAAAATCCCATTGACACCATGTACCATCTTCAGCCACTCATGTTTTTGGGactcttccctctgtttgctGTTTTTGAAG GTCTACATTTGTCTACATCTGAGAAAATCTTCCGTTTCCAGGACCCAGGGATCCTCCTGGGTGTCCTTGGGACTCTCTTTTTTGGAGGGATTCTTGCCTTTGGCTTAGGCTTTTCAGAGTTCCTGTTAGTCTCCAGAACCTCCAGCCTGACCCTCTCCATTGCTGGGATTTTTAAG GAAGTCTGTACTTTGCTGCTGGCAGCTCATCTGCTGGGAGACCAGATCAGCCTACTGAACTGGCTGGGCTTTGCCCTCTGTCTTTCTGGGATATCCCTCCACATAACCCTTAAAGCTCTCAACTCCAAAG GTGAAAGTGGTCCTAAACCCCACAAAGGTCCTGTCTCCAGCTCTGACCTAGAACTGCTCCTACGGAACAGGGAACCTGgtgatgaggaagatgaggatgAGGGGGAAAAGTACTTTGTGGCCCAAGGGCAGTAG
- the SLC35H1 gene encoding solute carrier family 35 member C2 isoform X2, protein MTKSSAVLFILIFSLIFKLEELRAALVLVVLLIAGGLFMFTYKSTQFNGEGFALVLGASFIGGIRWTLTQILLQKAELGLQNPIDTMYHLQPLMFLGLFPLFAVFEGLHLSTSEKIFRFQDPGILLGVLGTLFFGGILAFGLGFSEFLLVSRTSSLTLSIAGIFKEVCTLLLAAHLLGDQISLLNWLGFALCLSGISLHITLKALNSKGESGPKPHKGPVSSSDLELLLRNREPGDEEDEDEGEKYFVAQGQ, encoded by the exons ATGACCAAGTCCTCGGCAGTCCtcttcattttgatcttctccCTGATCTTCAAGCTAGAGGAGCTG CGAGCAGCACTAGTCCTGGTGGTCCTGCTTATTGCTGGTGGCCTCTTCATGTTCACCTATAAGTCCACACAGTTCAATGGAGAGGGATTTGCCCTGGTATTAGGGGCCTCATTCATTGGAGGAATTCGATGGACCCTTACCCAAATCCTCCTACAGAAGGCTGAACTAG GTCTCCAAAATCCCATTGACACCATGTACCATCTTCAGCCACTCATGTTTTTGGGactcttccctctgtttgctGTTTTTGAAG GTCTACATTTGTCTACATCTGAGAAAATCTTCCGTTTCCAGGACCCAGGGATCCTCCTGGGTGTCCTTGGGACTCTCTTTTTTGGAGGGATTCTTGCCTTTGGCTTAGGCTTTTCAGAGTTCCTGTTAGTCTCCAGAACCTCCAGCCTGACCCTCTCCATTGCTGGGATTTTTAAG GAAGTCTGTACTTTGCTGCTGGCAGCTCATCTGCTGGGAGACCAGATCAGCCTACTGAACTGGCTGGGCTTTGCCCTCTGTCTTTCTGGGATATCCCTCCACATAACCCTTAAAGCTCTCAACTCCAAAG GTGAAAGTGGTCCTAAACCCCACAAAGGTCCTGTCTCCAGCTCTGACCTAGAACTGCTCCTACGGAACAGGGAACCTGgtgatgaggaagatgaggatgAGGGGGAAAAGTACTTTGTGGCCCAAGGGCAGTAG